CTTGTTTTTGTAAAAATGTGCAGGCGTAGTTATGCACAGAAATAAAGCTACAGAAGACCACAGCAGGGACAGGGTCACTGATCCAGCCGCACAGGATGGCTTACCTGGCCAAAGGCAGACCGGGCATGTTCAAACCCGCCCACCTGCAGGCGCTTCTTGATGAGGTCCAGGGGATACGTAAGGGTCTTGCTGATAACTCCGGAGCCACAGCCACAAAGCAGGTTTTTAAGGTTCCCTGAACCAGAGACACCATGTTGAGAAGGAAGGGTGAAGGCAGACAACATGTCAGGGGAGGGGGCAGATAGGGACTGCTCAGGGTttagagcacctgctgctcttccagaaaaaaacaagttctgttcccagcactgacgtcagacagctcacaactgcttgaaACTACAACTCCAGGGGATCTTTTGGCCCCTTTGGGTACCTCttccctacatacacacacacacacacacacacacacacacacacacacacacaccatacacacatagacacctgaataagaaaataaaccagggggccgggcgtgggggcgcacacctttaataccagcacttgtgaggcagaggcaggcagatttctaagttagaggccagcctggtctacagagtgagttccaggacagccagggctacacagagaaaccctgtctcgaaaagccaaaaaaaaaagaaaagaaagaaagaaagaaagaaaataaacctgggctggagaggtggctcagcggttaagagcactggctgtttttccagagggcctggattccacccccagcaccacatgatggctcacaactgcctgtaactccagttctaggggatccaatgacctcttcttgcctccaaggGCACGaggcgcacacatacacacacacagtacacagacagaccagacagacagacaataccCATACTCCATCACAGAAGGACACTCCGCAAGCATTCCTGCTTCTCAAAGGCAGAGAATCACTGCGCAGAGAGCCATACAGGCACATTAGCCAGCTTGGCAGCGGGTCCCCGTGCTGTCATTCCTACCAGAAGGCACAGAGCCTGAGtcacagaaagagagggggaacaCTGTGTCCCTCACCCCCAAACAGGAACCAcagaagtaaaaaggaaaattcaaaaccaaaacccGCAACTTGTAGGTTGGGCTTCTGACAAAAAACTGGACAGCAGGACCATTCCCTGGAAACAGGCCTCCTTCCGGAAGCCGGGGGGAGGTATGGGAGAGCCGGAGGCAAGCTCCTCTACGCTACAGGACTTGCTGAAGAGCCAGGGGCCTTAGCTTCCAACAGGAAATGCACTGCCCTGAAGGTCCCCAGAAGCTGCGGCCCAGGCCGGGCTGCGGGCATCTCACCTGTTTGCTTTCCGTCTGGTGGTATGAGCCAGTCATAGGCACGTTTTAAGGAGCGGTAGCAGGAGAACTGCAGGCCCGCGTAGGGGAAGATGGCGATCACGGTGGGAGTCAAGCCTTTGTAGAAGACGAAGGGGCCCTCGGTCTTATACATGGTCCGTATGGCCTCTCGCAGATTGTTATAGAtctgcccacacacatgcacaatgtgAGTGAACCCCGTGAGGCGGTTTCTGCCCACAAGCAGCCCAAACGCATCTTTTCTTATCTAAAGCCCAGCTTCCAGAAGCTTAGCTTGCTTTTCCTGTTCAGTCTAGGAAAACTAGAGAGAAAGgtaagggggtggtggtggctgggtGTAATGGCACAGTCCTAGCACTTGACAGGTGGAcgtaggagggtcaggagttcaaggccggcctggagtaaataagaccctatctcaaaagggcATCTGAGTATGGTGACGTACGCCACAGTCCAAGCACTTAGTATAGAAGCAGGAGGGCCCAGCGTCGAGGCCAGGGAcaggatagatggctcagtgactacgagaatttgctgctcttgcagagaatccagGTCTGGTTCCCAGCAGCACCGCAGCAGTTAACAACTGCCATTAACTCCCGTTCCAGGGCACCCAACAACCgcttctggcctctatgagcacTACGTGTCCACAGAGCATGGACATACTtgtgggcaaaacacccatacacacaaaaccaaaatcttaaagaaaaatgtctaaGGCCAACTGGGCACAGCTAGAAGTACACACTTGGAATCCTgacactcaaaaggcagagaggcaggtgcaCCTCTAGGACTTCAAGGTCAGCTGATCTGCATAGGACTCAGGCCCAGCTTGAGCAATTTAGGGGGACCCTGCCTCCAaactgaacaaagaaataaaagggggTGGCTTTCTGACAACTTTCCTTCTAGAACCATCAGGACTTGTCATCTGCTCTTGGGGAAGACCAAGGTTCAGGTCCCAGAGCCCACACAGCAGCTCGCCAGTTCCGAGCCTGCATGACACCATAATGCACAGGCGTaaaatacccacatacataaaataggaTAAATCTTTGAAAGTTTATGTCCTGTGGACTGCAAAGGGAGCCACCGGACTTCTGGAGGCCACTGTGCCAGGGCTTGAGGGAAAGCCACCGGCAACAAAGCCTGCCTAGGTCTTCCAAGGAGATCGCAAACAAGAATGGCAgagagtggggctggtgagatggctcagcaggtaagagcacccgtctgctcttccaaatgtcctgagttcaaatcccagcaaccacatggtggctcacaaccatccataacgagatctggcgccctcttctggagtgtctgaagacagctacagggtacttacatgtaataaataaataaatctttaaaaaaaaaaaaaaatggcagagagTGGACGGCTCACTTCAAAATCCTTCCCAGGAAGGCAGGGAGCAGGGTGCAGACTGATgggaaatgccccacaggctcGCGGCAGGTTACTCTGAGAGGACTGCAGGCCAGGCCAGGGGAAGCTGGCCTGTTTGAGAATTTGGTGACTCGGGTCTTCTGTGTGAATGACTGCTTCTCAGCTGTGCTGGGGCTCAGAGCAGGTCGGCCCAGACCGAGGCCCTGCAGTTAGGAGAGGTATCACGTGGTCTCCTGCCTGATACTGGGGCCACCTTTTCCTCTCTATGATCTTTCCCCAAGAGTCAGGAAGTAACAGGAAGTAGGACAAGCTGGGTTCTCGtcacccacctctctctctctctctctctctctctcctctctctctctctctctctctctctctccctctctctctctctctctctctctctctctctcactttggtttttcaagacagggtttctctgtatagctctggctgtcctggaactcactctgtagaccaggctggcctcaaactcagaaatccgcctgcctctgcctcctgagtgctgggattaaaggcgtggccaccacgcccggctcacccACCTCTCTCTAACCCAGCAGCCAACACACTGCTGAGACCGACTCAACCCTCACCCCGTTTCTCCTCCAGGGCAGTCACCCCAACCTCCAACTCTCCAGTGAATTATACGCAGCTATTTGGCTCTTCTGCCCCATCCCGTCTTCCAGACTGTTCCTACAGGACTTTGTTTTTGCAATCAAATATCGTTAGAATGTTTCCCAACTGGAGTCTCCATCCTGAGTAACACGATggccaaacaaaaccagaaccatTTCTAAACCAAATGTCCTCTCGCCACCAATGCAGCCGTAGGATGGACGGACTTGAGACACACCCACACTGATATTTCTAAAGAACATTTATAGTTTTGACTTTATGAGTATGGATGTTGTGCTGGCTGATATTATGTTCACTTGGcacacaaactagagttgtctgagaggaggaaaaaaggaaaaagccatGAGACCAGGCTGTAGGCATTttattagtgactgatggggaaggcccagcctgtggtcctgggttctataagaaagcaggctgagcaagtcaggggaagcaagtcagtaagcagcccctccatggcctctgcatccgctcctgcctccagggcccTGCCCTGTGAGAGCCcctgtcctgactccctctcATGATGAACACCGATGTGGAAGCACAAGATGAACAAGCTTTGCCTTCCAACCTGCACTTGGCCATGGGTTTCACTGCAGCATTAGAAGGCCTCTAGGTATGTCTGTCTCACATGCAGGACCTGTGGGGGCCAGAAAGTGGCTTTGGATCCCCAGAGACGGGAGTTGCAGGTGTTTGTGAGatgcctgtgggtgctggggattgaacctgggccTTGAGAACCGCAGCCAATGCTCAGAATCATAAGTCCCCTCTGCAGCCGCTATGTTTAGTTcttgtgggggggagggggtataggcaCACTTTTTGtacatgtggtggtcagaggacaaaggCAGCAGGCTTCTCCGACAGGGCGGGCAGCCCCCTCCGACTGGGGGCCAAGCTgagccctttctcccctaagtagCTTTTGTCAAAGTGTTTGCTCACAGTGAGAGGACATCGGCTTGGCCCAATGCTGTCAGTAAGTTCTTCCCAGACAGGGACTCAGCCACGCCATGTCCTTCAACCAGTGAGGAGACCCTGAAGACATTACGGCTTTTCCTGAGTCCCAAGTCCCCGGACGCCTGCCTTCACTCGGCCCACTGCTGGACACTTGTCCTGTTGTGGTCCTGCAGGCTGTATCTCCCTGGAAGGCTATGGGCCACGGGAGAAATGGACCCTTGCAGAGTGCTGCTGGGTGGAGAATGCAAGGCGTTCCCAGCTTCGTTTCCTAGAGGGACAGGAGCCCCACCTCCTGAGCTCTCCCCTCAGCTAGGCTCCCCTCCCTGGTCCTGACCGCTCACCTTGGGCTCACCCTGAGCAGCAAGGCGGGTACGCAGGACGTCCACAGGGTGTACGGTGAGGGTGGCTGTGCCAGCAGACAGGCCGCCGCACACAAAGTGCGCTGAGAACTGGTGGGTTTGGTACAAGTTGGCTCGGTAGAGCAGCTCAGTCAGCTCTTCAAAGGCCAAAAACTGCAAAAGCAAGTGGGAAGGACTGAGGACGTGCTCACCCCCAAGGACACAGCTCCCCGGGAGGAGAACGCGCCATTCTGTGTACTCAGATGCCTTACTGTTACCTGTGGGCAGGGTAGATAAGACGCATGTCCTACCACTTGAGTCAAGCCAGGTACCCAGAGATAAGGAAGGGAAATGGGACGATGGCTCAGTACTTCCTCAGAATTCAGTTCCTAGTGCCCACATCCGGAAGCTCGCTgctgcctgtacctccagctccaggggaccagCTCTCATATTCACACACCCCACCCGCATACACACAactgaaaaatctttaaaaatcaaagaaaggatgccgggcatggtggcgcacgcctttaatcccagcacttgagagacagaagcaggaggatttctagttcgaggccaggcctggtctacaaagtgaattccaggacagccagggctacacagagaaacactgtctcaaacctccccccaaaataaaaaaatcaaagaaagggaggaaatggaCCAGCCTAAGGTGTGGTTCAGTGGGAGGTAACACAGGCCAACACAGGCTCTGGGTACCTATCATACAAACAACACAGCATCAAACAACAACGACAGCTTACTTGGTAAAGTATTTGagctccagcacccacatatgaAACAGGGTGCcctagtgcatgcctgtaattccagagccAGTGGTGACAGCGATAGAGACACAAGGATCCATatggcttgctggtcagccagtctcgCCAAGTCAGTGAAGTTTAGGGAGAAGCACTGTTTCAAAAAATACAGCAGAGAGGCCAGGCACGGCGGTGCACaacactaatcccagcacttgggaggcagaggcaggtagatctctgtcaGTTTtaggctagtctggtctataaaTTGagttgaggacagccagggctttgttacatggagaaatcctgtcttaaaaaaccccaaaacaagccgggcgtggtggcgcacgcctttaatcccagcactcgggaggcagaggcaggcggatttctgagtttgaggccagcctggtctacagagtgagttccaggacagtcagagctatacagagaaaccctgtctcaaaaaccccaaaaacaaaacaaaacaaaaaccaaaccccaagTGAACCCTAGGACCTGTTCTGTCATAGCCTTCTCTTCTGGAGAATCAGAAAGATGACAGGATCTACCTCACAGGATGAAGGAGAGACACAAGGACAGAAGGAGAAACTGACCCCTGTTAAATTGTTCTCTGGCCTTGACACCCTGGCAGGAATTGTTTAGCAAGCGTGCCTCCCACTTCGCcactgaagaaataaacaaaaagtaatctgaaattgaaagaagaaaaatgtagtaCCCCTCAGTACCCCTGGGACAGTCAGGAGAGGGAAAGCAAacaggatggggagggaaggccTAAGGTGTAGCTAACCAATAATGTCCTCAGGTGGTTAGAGCAGATTTCCCATGAAGGCAAATTGGCAGAGTAGGGCTTGCCACCAAAATCATTGCCCCTTCTCTGCTCCATGGAGCAACGTGACGCCAAGGACCCGACCGATTAGGCTCCCTGATACCTACTTGGACAGCTCCGTAGCCTATGGACAGAATCTGGGCTGGAACATGTCCTTTCCAGAATGCTCTTGGGCCCTCCTCTTGCAGAATCTGCTTGGCTGCCTGGAAGATTCCGTGGTATTTGGCATTGGGGTCACTTGGACACAGGCGTTCAATCTGGAGCTAgggattaaaatataaaaggtcagggggtggggtggggtaactGACAAGGGGAAAAGAAATACTTCACCTTGACAGAATTCTAAGTTTTGGGAATTGCCTTTGCTGGGACTAACCCTGCCCGCTAGCCCATCACAAGGAACAGTGGGGGAAGGGTACCTGGAAACGGATCTTGATGACGTCCAAAGGGCTGATCAGGGCACGGGTGACAAGTCCTGACACTGATCCCGCCACCGCCACCTCCAACTTGGAGTTACTCCTGACATCTGCTTTGGCGTCATAGCCAACCATCCCTGCCTCTGGTCCGTCCAATGTCCATGAGTATCAAGCTAAGTGTAAAAGCCACAGAGTGAAGACAGCTTCCTTAGGGCCTCTCCTCAGGTGCCACCTCCTGCAGCAGCCCACCCTGCCCAGCCTTTCTCCCGAGGGATGCTGCTTCTTGTCCTCCGTGATTAGAATAGAAGCCTGCAGAAtgggacagtggtggcacacacctatagtccagcacttgggagacagagacaggtggatctctgtttgaggccagcctggtctacagagcaggttccagaaACGACTAGGACTACACAGAataacgctgtctcaaaaaaaaaaaaaaaaaccaacccccccccatgCAAGCCTATGGAAACATAGTCTTTATTTAATTGTTGAACCTTCCATATCCAGTAACAGAAAAGATCAATCATATACCAGGGATGGAGGTTCAGtgaagaacacttgttgcttaaTCGTGGATACTGGAATTCACATCCCAGGGTCCACATGGTTCAAGCACctttaactctagctccaagagatccagtgctctcttctagcctctgagtgtccctgcatatatgtgtgtgcagggactgacacacacccaacacacatacacatacacacacacacacacacacacacacacacacacacactaataattaaaaataaacttagggctggagagatggcctagagATTACgaacacttgttactcttgcagaggacctggtttgattcccagcacccacactgcagcccacagctatctataactccaatccTGGGTCATCCCagatcctcttctgacctccacaggcaccaggcatgcagatggtgtgcacacatacatgaaggtgagcaaaacactcagatgcatgaaataaatgaatctaaattttattaaattaagaatataattctgggctggagagatagctcagtggttaagagcactgactgctcttccaaaggtcctgagttcaaatcccagcaaccacatggtggctcacaatcatccttaacaagatctgacgccctcttctggagtgtctgaagacagctacagtgtacttacacataataaataaataaatctttaaaaaaaaaagaatataattctAGTCAGGCTACCATTATCCAAAGTCACTCCCAAGTGTCTTCTTCATGCTTCCTTCCACTGtaatcccacccagcacttgAGACTCCAGGCCAGCAACAGTTAAGGTAGCAGGAACCCCGTCCTGTGGTATTCTGAATAACAACAGTAAGGTGCACTACTGGGAGGTGTGTGcccctgctggagtaggtgtggccttgttggaaaaagtgtgtcacttgaggtgagctttgaagtttcagaagctcaagccaagcccagtgtctgtttgtctgtctcttttcctaCTGCctgctcctccagcatcatgtctgcctacatgccaccatgcttcccattaCCGTGACAGTGGACGAAACCTCTCAACTGTAAGCCATTCCCagttaaaagttttcctttataatgtTGCTGTGAGGCCCAGCACTTGCCTTTTTAATCAtcactccccctcctcccccccacacacacccgggaggcagaggcaggtggatctgagttccaggacaaccagggctacatggagaaatcatgactcaaaaacaaagcaagggggctggagagatggctcagcggttaagaggagtgactgctcttccgaaggtcctgagttcaaatcccagcaaccacatggtagctcacaaccatccgtaactagATCTTGaacaaggctgaagagatggctggttcagtagtaaagagcactgactgctcttccagaggtcctgagttcaattcctagtcaccacatggtggtttacaaccatctgtaatgggatctgattccctcttctggtgtgcatgaagacagagtactcatataatACATTaactaaataaacatatttaaaaaaaaaaaaacaaagcaaaaagttGTTGTGCTCATGGCATCGCTTCACAGCGAAAGAACTTTAAGACACCCtccgaaacaaaacaaacaaacacctaaaaAGAGAAGTCTTTGAAAAGACCATCAAATTAGCCCGCAGCTGGAACAAGCAGTGACCAGGAGGCCAGGTCACTCTgttcccctccttctctcattCACCCTGGAACTCTTCCAGAAGGTTCCCCTGGGAGAGTCAGTCGGGCTAAACCAGGACAGAGGACTAAGTCACTGAACCGTCTTAGGGGTGACTGG
This sequence is a window from Mus pahari chromosome 14, PAHARI_EIJ_v1.1, whole genome shotgun sequence. Protein-coding genes within it:
- the Slc25a19 gene encoding mitochondrial thiamine pyrophosphate carrier isoform X2, which codes for MYKTEGPFVFYKGLTPTVIAIFPYAGLQFSCYRSLKRAYDWLIPPDGKQTGNLKNLLCGCGSGVISKTLTYPLDLIKKRLQVGGFEHARSAFGQVRSYGGLLDLTRQVLQEEGTRGFFKGLSPSLMKAALSTGFMFFWYELFCNLFHCIRREDR
- the Slc25a19 gene encoding mitochondrial thiamine pyrophosphate carrier isoform X1, which produces MVGYDAKADVRSNSKLEVAVAGSVSGLVTRALISPLDVIKIRFQLQIERLCPSDPNAKYHGIFQAAKQILQEEGPRAFWKGHVPAQILSIGYGAVQFLAFEELTELLYRANLYQTHQFSAHFVCGGLSAGTATLTVHPVDVLRTRLAAQGEPKIYNNLREAIRTMYKTEGPFVFYKGLTPTVIAIFPYAGLQFSCYRSLKRAYDWLIPPDGKQTGNLKNLLCGCGSGVISKTLTYPLDLIKKRLQVGGFEHARSAFGQVRSYGGLLDLTRQVLQEEGTRGFFKGLSPSLMKAALSTGFMFFWYELFCNLFHCIRREDR